TGAAGGCCAGGGTCCAGAGCAGCGTGGCCCCGATGGACAGGCTTTCGGGCTCCACGACCGGGACGGGCTCTCCCGCCTCCTCCGAGGCATATTCCTCGATCTCCCTTTTGGCCCGTTCCTCCCAATCGGGGTGGACCAGAAGCTCAGACCGTTCCTGGGTTTTGGAGACCCGATGAGGCACGAACAGGGCCTGGAGGACCAGGGACCATTCCCTGATCCGGCCATGCCGTCCACCGCCCATGCTGTCCGGATCGACAGCCTCCAGGGTGACGAACTCCGTTTCGCGGACCGGGTCCGGCGATCGTGGAGCCGGGGCCTCCCGACGGATTCTGGTCCGGCGAAAGACCCGCATCAGGCCCCTTCCCTCAAGCCGGCCAGGGCCTCCACGACCTTGGAGGCCCTGCGTTCTCCGAATCCCGGCAGGCCCGACACGTCCTCGATCCCGGCGGCCAGCATGGCCTCGACGGACCCAAACCGCTCCCAGAGCAGGGCTGCGGTTTTCGGCCCGATGCCCGGCAGGGCCTCGACCCGGCTGGCCAGGGCCGGTTTGGTTCTGGCCCTGCGCTGTCCGGTGAGGACAAACCGATGGGCCGCGTCCCGGACCCCCTGGAGGAACAAAAGGCCGGGGCTACCCGGCCGGAAGGCCACGGGATTCTTCCGGCCCGGCACAAAGACCCGGTCCCCCAGCTCGCCGCCCCGGCGGGTCTCGCCCTTGGCCATGGCCGCTAGCGGAAAAACGACCCCGGTCTCGCCCAGGACCCGGGACACCGCCCCGAGCTGGGCCCGGCCCCCGTCGATGAGCAGAAGATCCGGCCAGGGTGGACCCGATCCAAGGCGGCGGCGGACAAAGGCCGCCAGGGCCTTGTAGTCGTCGCCCCCGCAGTCGTCGCCATCCAGATTGTAGAGTCTGAAGTCCTCCCTCTTGGGCCGCCCGTCCTCGAAGACCACCAGTCCGGCCCGGGTTTCCCGCCCCCCGAGATGGGAGATGTCCACGGCCTCGATGCGAGCCGGTGTCGACGCCAGGCCGAGCCTCGCGGCCACGCCGGCCAGAGGACTGTCCACGTGCTGGAGCTTGGGTTGGTTCATGGCGTTGGTCCTGGCGATGGCCACGAGTTCCCGCTCGTGATCCCCCCGGGCCGGGTCGAGGCGGACCGCCTTGCCGGACCGCTCGGACAGATGCTCGATGAGGCCCTCGTCGTCCAATGCCAGGGGCAGGACGATCCTCGGCGGGATGAATTTCCCCGGCCCGTAGAACTGGACGAGAAAGGTGGACAGCATGTCCCGGATCTGGGTCTCGTCCTCCGGAGTCACGCCGTCCCAGACGAATCCACGCCCATCCATGAGCCTGCCCTGGCGGACAAAGGCCATGCCCAGACGAATTCCGTCATCGTGAGGACTGATCTCCACGACAT
This Deltaproteobacteria bacterium DNA region includes the following protein-coding sequences:
- the uvrC gene encoding excinuclease ABC subunit UvrC; this encodes MGCEKDQSRTRFRPADYPETPGVYLMKDDRSRVIYVGKAKNLRRRLASYFRQADTLSPKTRVMMARVAAIDTLMTATEKEALLLEASLIKKNRPRYNIVLRDDKNYVLFTLDASSAYPRLTLTRRYVDDGSVYFGPFTSALAARQTMKAVNRIFPLRKCRDHVFRNRVRPCLQYHIGRCLGPCVLDVDREGYAALVRRVEMLLSGRSRELIRVLRSEMQAAAEALEFEKAATLRDQIRAVQETVERQAAVLPGGDDVDVVEISPHDDGIRLGMAFVRQGRLMDGRGFVWDGVTPEDETQIRDMLSTFLVQFYGPGKFIPPRIVLPLALDDEGLIEHLSERSGKAVRLDPARGDHERELVAIARTNAMNQPKLQHVDSPLAGVAARLGLASTPARIEAVDISHLGGRETRAGLVVFEDGRPKREDFRLYNLDGDDCGGDDYKALAAFVRRRLGSGPPWPDLLLIDGGRAQLGAVSRVLGETGVVFPLAAMAKGETRRGGELGDRVFVPGRKNPVAFRPGSPGLLFLQGVRDAAHRFVLTGQRRARTKPALASRVEALPGIGPKTAALLWERFGSVEAMLAAGIEDVSGLPGFGERRASKVVEALAGLREGA